The Notoacmeibacter ruber DNA segment CCGCCGTGAGAGGGCGGCGTCCTGACCGCTAGACGATGGGAGCATCCGTGCCGGTGCGCGGCATATAGTCTGCCGCCATCATCTTTGCAATGGCTGATTTTCGGTCACGGCCGGGCGCGCTCGATCTCAATCGCGCCCAGCACACGGCCGTCACGAAGGTCGACCTGAAGGATGCGACCGCCACCATCGCCCGAGAGGTGCAATGTGACGCGATGACCCTCCGCTGAAAGGCTCTCTATCGTTTCGCCCTGTCGAAGCGTCAGGCGGCGATCGGCTGTCAGGTCGCCAAGCGGAACCGCGTTCGAGCCGTCGGCTATTTCTCTCTGGCCGTCCGAACCGCCGTTCCGGTAGATCAGAACGCCGACGACCAGAATGACCAGTCCGAACACGATGAGGAGATTGACGATCATGAAACGGACGAGCTTGCCGCGCAGCCGCTCGGCGGCCGGGTCGAGAGCCGGTTCGTCGCCCTCTCCTGCCTCGGTGAACTTGTCTGCTGCCATTGTCGAACTCCTGCGGTGCCGCTATTGCCGCGACCTGATAGACGAGTGGACAGCCCGATGAAAGAGATCATTCTCGACGGAACGGATGCGGGGCAGCGCATCGACCAGGCGCTCGCCGCCCGGCTTGCGCCCGATCTGTCTCGCGGCCGCATCCAGACCCTTCTGCGCATGGGTGCCGTAAGCATTGACGGGCGAGCTGTTACCGAGCCGAAATCGAAGGTTCCCGCCAGCGGAATCGTGCGGATCGAGATGCCTGCCCCGGACGATCCACTGCCGCGCCCACAAGATATTGCTCTCGATATCATGTTCGAAGACGACGAACTGATCGTGATTGACAAACCGGCGGGCCTTGTCGTTCATCCCGGCGCCGGCGTTCCCGATGGCACACTCGTCAATGCGCTGATCCACCATTGTCGCGATAGCCTGTCGGGCATTGGCGGCGTCAAGCGGCCAGGGATCGTTCACCGCCTCGACAAGGAGACCTCCGGCGTCATGGTCGTTGCAAAGACCGATCACGCCCACCGCCTCCTGTCCGCGGCTTTCGCCTCGCACGGCCGCGATGGCGCCCTTGCCCGCCGCTACCTCGCTCTTTGCTGGGGCGCGCCTTCGCGCATGAAGGGAACCATCGACGCTCATCTTGGCCGCGCCTCGAACGATCGAACGCGCCGCTCGGTCGTTCCGGCATCTCGACCCGATGCGCGCCATGCCGTTACCCATTTCGCCGTGGAAAAACGTTTTCCGCAGCGCGACGCCGTGGCCGCTCTCATCGAATGTGAGCTGGAGACAGGCCGCACTCACCAGATCCGCGTTCATATGAACCATATCGGCCACCCTCTGATCGGTGACGCCGTCTATGGCGCAGCGTTCGCGACGAAGGCGAACAGACTGCCGTCGCCAGCCAGAGACGTCGCGCAGGCTTTTTCGCGCCAGGCTCTCCATGCTCATCATCTGGCGTTCAACCATCCGGCAAGTGGCGAGCGGCTGTCTTTCACGACGCCACCGCCCTCCGATATGGCTGAATTGATCGCGGCCTTCGAGACGATCGACCCGGCCTAACCTTACGGCTTTTTAAGGCAAATCGCGCCTCGCATTTGCAACAAACCCTCGCAGCCCCTCGTTCCTATACATATATGAAAAAGCTTGCCGTTTTTTCGCGAAAAAGGGACGAAACGGCTGAATTCGCCTTCTAAAGGGAATTCAAAGGGATAAGGAGGGTGCTTTATGGCCCAGACACTACCAAGCGTCGCAACCGGTGAAGGTGGCCTGACGCGTTACCTCGAAGAAATCCGGCGCTTTCCGATGCTCCAGCCGGATGAGGAGTATATGCTCGCCAAACGTTATGCCGAGCATGAAGACACCAAAGCCGCCCACAGGCTGGTAACCAGCCATTTGCGCCTCGTCGCAAAGATTGCGATGGGCTACCGCGGCTACGGCTTGCCGATCGGCGAAGTGATTTCGGAGGGCAATGTCGGCCTCATGCAGGCCGTCAAGAAGTTCGAGCCCGAGCGGGGCTTCCGCCTGGCAACATACGCCATGTGGTGGATACGCGCTTCGATACAGGAATATATTCTTCGCTCATGGTCGCTCGTGAAGATGGGGACGACCGCCAATCAGAAACGGCTGTTCTTCAATCTGCGCAAGACCAAGAGCAAGATTCAGGCGCTCGACGACGGCGATCTGCATCCCGATCAGGTCAAGGAAATCGCGGAGCGTCTGAAGGTCACTGAGGAAGACGTGGTATCGATGAACCGTCGGCTTGGCGGTGATGCTTCGCTGAACGCACCGATCCGCGCGACGGAAGGCGAGAGCGGTCAGTGGCAGGACTGGCTGGTTGACGAGACGGAGAATCAGGAAGACCTGCTTCTGGAGCAGGACCAGCTCGAAACGCGCCGTGCCATGCTCTCCGATGCGATGGATATCCTCAACGACCGTGAGAAGCGCATTTTCCAGGCGCGTCGCCTGTCGGAGGATCCGATCACACTCGAAGAACTGTCAGGCGAATTCGGCGTCAGCCGTGAGCGTGTCCGACAGATCGAAGTCCGGGCCTTCGAGAAGGTCCAGGAACAGATGCAGGAAGCCGCCAAGAAGCTGGAACAGCCTGAACGAACCGCAGAGCTCGAAGCTGGCTGATCCCTGAAAAGCAGTGATGAAATGGATATGACCCGCCCGCTTTCGAGCCGGCGGGTTTTTCGTATCCCTACTGGCCCTGTAACGGGTTTTCCTGCCAGTAGTCCAGAACCTCGTCGACAACCTTGGCGCCGGGCAAGCCCTTCTCCAGCGTGAAGAGGGCACGACGTCCCGCTTCCAAAATCACCAGCAGATCGAACCAGTCGCGATCACGAATGAGATTCAGGTTGGC contains these protein-coding regions:
- a CDS encoding fimbrial protein, coding for MAADKFTEAGEGDEPALDPAAERLRGKLVRFMIVNLLIVFGLVILVVGVLIYRNGGSDGQREIADGSNAVPLGDLTADRRLTLRQGETIESLSAEGHRVTLHLSGDGGGRILQVDLRDGRVLGAIEIERARP
- a CDS encoding RluA family pseudouridine synthase, whose amino-acid sequence is MKEIILDGTDAGQRIDQALAARLAPDLSRGRIQTLLRMGAVSIDGRAVTEPKSKVPASGIVRIEMPAPDDPLPRPQDIALDIMFEDDELIVIDKPAGLVVHPGAGVPDGTLVNALIHHCRDSLSGIGGVKRPGIVHRLDKETSGVMVVAKTDHAHRLLSAAFASHGRDGALARRYLALCWGAPSRMKGTIDAHLGRASNDRTRRSVVPASRPDARHAVTHFAVEKRFPQRDAVAALIECELETGRTHQIRVHMNHIGHPLIGDAVYGAAFATKANRLPSPARDVAQAFSRQALHAHHLAFNHPASGERLSFTTPPPSDMAELIAAFETIDPA
- the rpoH gene encoding RNA polymerase sigma factor RpoH: MAQTLPSVATGEGGLTRYLEEIRRFPMLQPDEEYMLAKRYAEHEDTKAAHRLVTSHLRLVAKIAMGYRGYGLPIGEVISEGNVGLMQAVKKFEPERGFRLATYAMWWIRASIQEYILRSWSLVKMGTTANQKRLFFNLRKTKSKIQALDDGDLHPDQVKEIAERLKVTEEDVVSMNRRLGGDASLNAPIRATEGESGQWQDWLVDETENQEDLLLEQDQLETRRAMLSDAMDILNDREKRIFQARRLSEDPITLEELSGEFGVSRERVRQIEVRAFEKVQEQMQEAAKKLEQPERTAELEAG